CGTTACTCATTTGCTGTAAGAGATGGTATGTGAGGAAAGAAGTTCACTGGAAACAGATGTCGCGGTCTCGACAAGCGAGGGATATGGACAAAAACATCAGATACTTTCACAATATAGCTTCagcaagaagaaggaataacaGGATTGATACACTAGTAGTTAATGGCAAACTGGTAAGGAATCAAGCTAGAATTAAAATAGCTATTATAGAGTTTTATAAAGAGCTGTATCATCAGGAAGATTCTCCTTTGGTGGGGTTTAGAGATGGTCTGGTGGGGAGGTTAGATAAGGATGAATCTATGAATTTGGAGGCGTTGCCCTCGACTGAGGAGATCAGAGAGGTAGTACGGGATTGTGAGTCATCTAAGGCGTCAAGTTGTGATGGGTACAACATGAATTTCCTTAAGAGATTCTGGGATGAGATTGGGTCTGAGATCACGACAGCGGTGATGGAGATCTTTCAGACGTCCAGGTTACCAACAAACTCCAATATCACTTGGGTGGCTTTGGCACCTAAGTTCATTGGTGCGAAGGAGATTAAAGACATGAGGCCAATTAGTATGGTTGGGTGTGTGTGTATAAGATTATTTCGAAGGTGCTAGTTAGGAGGATGAGATCAGTGATACTAGGGCTAGTGTGGGAGGCTTAGAGTGCATTTGTAAAGGGAAGGAAAATACATGATGGGGCTCTCATTGCATGTGAAACTGTTCAGTGGCTTAAACTGAGAAAAAAGGAGGTAGCAATAGTAAAGCTAGATTTCCAAAAAGCATATGATAGAGTCAAGTGGAGTTTTGTTGACATTGTGTTGCAAAAGATGGGGTTTGGACGTAGGTGGATGGCGTGGATTATAGAGTGTGTGACCACAATATCTATATCGGTATTGATAAATGGGTTGCCATCTAGGCCGTTCAAAATGGAAAGGGGTTTGAGACAAGGTGACCTATTTTCTCCTTTCTTGTTTGTGCTGGTTGTAAATGTTCTGCATAGAATGGCCGGGGAGGCAGTCACAAACGGGCGTATTTCACTATTGGTGGTTGGGAGAGATAGTATAGAGTTGTTATATCTTCAATTTACTGATGACACTATTCTATTTGCTCGCCAGAAGAGGAGACTATAAAGAATTACAAGCGGTTCCTGCGTTGCTTTGAGTTGATGTCAGGGCTaagtattaattttgataagtctAGCTTGATACCAATGAATTGTGAAGCACAATAGGTCCAACGCATGTGTCGTTTGCTTGGTTGTAAGGAAGGTACCCTTCCGGTTAAATACCTTGGAATCTCATTAGGAGCAAATCCGAGGTTAGTCAAGACCTGGAAGCCTATTATAAATAAGGTGGAGGAGAAATTCAGCCTTTGAAAAGATAAGGTGTTGAATAAAGCTAGGAAGTTGGTGCTTATTAAATCAGTTTTAAATGGCTTGTCATTGTATTATTTGAGTTTATATAAGATGTCGAAGACTGTTGCTGAGAAGTTGAATTTATTGCAGAGAAGATTCCTATGGAGCAAGGAGGATGGTAGGAATGATATAGCATTAGTGAAATGGGAAGTGGTGCAGGCTCCTTAGAAGTTAGGTGGGTTGGGAGTTAGAGATGCTATGGTTCGTAATACTGTTCTTTTATTCAAGTGGTGGTGACGGTTTGTAAAGGAAGAGTGTCCGTTGTAGAAGAAGGTGAtctactcttttatttaattttttagaatttggatAATTTTACTTGCAAAAGTCATTTTTATGGATACAAATGATAATTTTCGTCTTTTATGGATAGATATATCAACGTTTTTAacttttatggttaaaaatagtaatttacTCTATAGAGAAAAGTTCTAATTTAAACACTAACTAAACATATTTTTCCAATATAAAGTGAAACAAATTCTAAACCTATATTTCTACTGCAAAAAGCCCAAGATCAGTAGTAACTATAGATTatttatagtttaatttttttaataaatagatgTTCAAGTTCTTGTTGGATGTCTCAGTTGCATATGCAACGTTGGCTTCTCGCTTCTGTAAACGAACAAATAATATAGGATTGCAAATCCTACAGACGCAAGTTGTTATATTTTCAATAGAAAATACTTTGTACAGTGTTTCGATGTGACACTTTTCTCAATGTTTGAAGAGTCATTGGATATATCTTAGGGTGGTTGAAATAGTTCTAGCGCCAAATCAGGAATTTTGAGACATTGAATGAATTTGAgatacaaacaaaaagttacTCTCTCAGAAGAAAAATTGCAGATTTTGGTTGAAATAGTTGCCAGTCATTGTTTGATTAAAGTATGTTCTGCTCTAATTTTGCGGATTTTTATGAAAATGCACCTAAATAAATGGGAAATAATTAATCATTTCTaaataaagaaagaatgaagtattttttatttttcaaaagtattAAGATAAGATTTGTTATTTATAGATCAACCTCGGTGTTGTCACTTTCTTCTGCCTTTTGAGCTAAAACATACGATCAATGTGTACACCAAATAATGTAATTTGATCCTCCCATATCGTTCGACCATTGGATACATTCATCAGTTCATGGAGAATTCCTTGGACATATTACATATATGATATTTTTGCACGCCGAACGACACGAGATCATATCAATCTTATTAAGAtaaattctaaaactaaatttttatattttcgatcgaattttaaattagacactttaatttttaacaaatttatattattttataagttTTTGAAACAAATTGATCCCTATATATGGAGATTAAAGATGCATTTTAGTTtacgtttttatttttttatttttaatatttttgttttaaaaaatttgtaaatgaaaaataaaaagtaaaaataaaaaaaatatttgtttaattatttttttaatttttttcacaaaatattaagaaacAATCTGTcttatactaatattttttaagatttatttatcttactgaaaatttttttcttaaacttaTTTGTTCTGTATATTAAAACTTTTAAGAGAATAGTTTGTCCAATAGAAATAATTTTCagaaacttttaaaataatcaaattttattaaaattatagtgtgtaatctaaaattttgattaaaaaggGTAATTTGTTCTGTTTATCTAGCTAATAGACTAATAGTGTTTATAGATAGTAGGAGCTAGTAATTTATGTGTAGATTTCTTGATATAGGTAGGATGATAATAACAATAATCGAAGGCGATAGATAGGATGGTGTGAACGGGTTAAACCTCATTGGGTACGCGCAGCATGCCCAATAAATTCAATATGTTTGTCCTATAAAATTTGTTAAGCtgataataatttttgtgaataatatgaataataggttttaaaattggttcaataaaataaaagcacATTATATCTCTAACTTACtcatctaaattaatatttttttggttgctTACCTAATCTTTCAATCCGACAGGTCAAGAATTAATCCGTCGCGGATCGGAGCTTCGTTTAAGGATCTGCTGCTGACTAATGGGTTGCTATATGCACAAGTcgggattcgaacccccgacacttgtttaagcagacgagtgagctgaccactcgaccaatccaaattaatttttaaattttaatattagaataactatTCACACACCTAGTAAATTAAATATTCAATATATCCATTAtgcatattatttaatattttcattatataaGTATACTTTTTCTTACCCTATATACGGACGGATATGGTTTTATATGTAATCTTTGTGCCATTAAATAAACTCCATATAATTCCACTAAAATTTGTTTCATATAACATGGCATAACCTTATCTATAAATTGGCATGGCAAGTAGTACAAgccaaacaaagaaaataagcaCAGGGATTTTATTCTCCTACAAAAACTTTGTGCTTTCTTGTTATTACTGAAGGACATAGAGACAACAGAGCATGGCGACACCAAAAACGGCACTTTCAGCGTTATTGAAGACCAGAATTGAAGGTAGTGGGAGCGAGACCATAGTGTTTTGTCATGGCTATGGAACGGACCAATCCATTTGGGACAAAGTGGTTCCCATATTAGCTCAAAATTACCGTGTTGTTGTCTTTGATTGGCCATTTGCTGGATCAGTAAAAGATCAGAAGCTTTACGACCCTCTAAAGTACTCTTCCTTTGAAGCTTTTGGTGATGATTTGATCACTCTACTGACTGAAATTGGCATCAAATCTGCCACTTTCGTTGGCCATTCCATGTCCGGCATGATCGGTTGCATTGCCTCTCTCAAAAGGCCTGACCTCTTTAAGCGCCTTGTTCTTGTTTGTGCTTCCCCAAGGTACTCAATCTGTTAATTAACAAGTAATAAAATGTTATTACACCTAACCTAACTTGTTTCATATAGGTTTCTAAATTCAGATGATTTCGAGGGAGGGTTTAAGAACTCAGATGTGGAGCAATTAATCTCGGTGATGGAGAACAACTATGAAGAGTTTGCTTCTCATTTCGCGTCGATGATAGCAGATACAGCTAACAGTGAAAATGTTGCGACCGTGGAAAAGTACAAGAAAGGCTTAATCAAAATGGGAGCTGAAGTGGCGCTGCCATTAGCCAAGACTGTGTTCTACAGTGATTACAGAGAATTACTTGACAAAGTTGAAACTCCATGCACAATCATACAGACCACTAATGACAAGGCTGTTCCTCGCAGCGTAGCACTCTACATGCAGAACAAGATCAAAGGGGAAGCCACTTTGGAGATCATACACACTGATGGCCATTTTCCTCAGCTTACTTCTCACCTTAAGTTTATTGAGGTTTTAAAGGCTACTCTCGACTCTGATGTCCTTAATTAATCAATTGAGATTATTATTCCCATGTTCGCTAAGTCTCTATCTCTTTCTTCTTGTCATCGTTTAATTTCTTGGTTGTTGTACTAGTACCACAAGGTAAGTAGCATTATTGAATGGTGATGTATTTCAATAGCATGCATGTGATATTTCATGTTTGTATTCGTTGACTCCTTGTTAGTTACTGTTTGTATGGTTAGGGGTGGGGCCGAAGAAGAATTAATGGCAGCGACTACCTATCCTGCAATGCATAGTCTCACAAATCACGGTGCTATCAATACAAGAGNNNNNNNNNNatttattttaatttttttaatatttttatttttattattaaaattttatcaaatatattaaaaaataaaaaatcttttatattaaaagatctttttctaACAACTTAAGGGCATCTAAAGTTCTAAACACACTCTTAAACTTTAAAGGGAAACAAGTACTTAATCCATTTAACTattaagagaaaaatatttttggggtAAGATATAGataacataataatttttttggtgcactcaatatatttttaatttttttttggtattaaaaTGGGACTAAAATatccaaacaaaagaaaatctaattacaaattaaacGGAATAAACACACCCTCATCAACTAAAATGCTACTAATATCTCTAGGAGGAATCTCTCAAAAGTAAAATTTTGAGTCAAGATTTAAACTTTTTCGAGTTAGACAATCTGCATATTTATTATCGTCCTTGTAtatatttacaaaattaatatcacaatttttttaaaaaaaataatattcctCATTAAAGCATTAGGATGCTTGTTGTGGTCTATGTGTCTATTAATTAGAGATATAATGGTTTTGGAGTCACTCTCTACCACCAATCTTTTAACACCTATTGCCCAAGTCAAGTTTAACCCCTTTATAATTCCCAAAGCTCCGCCTTATACGCCGAATACTGTCCAATAAAGTGAGAGAAACTGCCGATCCACTTTTCATTGCAATCCCTCAATACCACAACCCGCCTTTTCTGTCATGACGTCCCTTGTTCCGTCAGTGTTTAAGGTAGTCCAATTCGATGGGAGTGTGTTTCATTTAACCTAAATTTCTTCTCTTCTGATACTAATTGCAAgtagcttcttctttctcttgaaCGCAATTTTCATTTCTTCCATGGTCTTCAAAATTTCAATGTGGGTTTGAGGAGGTCTATGATAATTTTCTTCGTGTATCTATCTGTTTCTCTATTCCCAATTTTTCAgcaagtaattaaaaaaaatagcaatGCAATTTTTGTTCTGATTGTTTTTCAATTGGTGGAATAAGTTCAATGCAATCCATTATCTAAAATTGGTTCCGAAAAATGTTTACATTTTTTCAGGTTCAAAAGCGTTGCCCAAGTTCTGGAGACTTTAGAGCAATTTTTTAGAACATGGGTAATATCTTTAATCTGATCTTCACATAATTGGCATTTTTTCTCtcctttaaataatattttctttctttggttAGTAAAAATTCTTTCATGTATTGTCCTCCAAATAAACGTTTTGGATTTCTGGTATCctttctaatttcaattttgggTCAAatgatttctttaaaattttgacCAATTTTGTATGGCTTTGTAGGTAGCTCCCACAGAGAAGTCTCCGTCTTCTGTGTNNNNNNNNNNNNNNNNNNNNNNNNNNNNNNNNNNNNNNNNTTACAATGATGTTGAGAACAATGTCTTTAGGTAAGCAATTGTTAAGTTTGAGTCTATCCTAATTTTTCATTTGAACTGTCCATTCCTACATAGAGCTTTCCATGTTTGAGATGGCTTTGGTTGCCCTGTTCAATAGACATTCTTGTTCTCCACCTAATGGTTGAGCCAGAAATTGGTGTTTAGTCAATCTCCAATGTGGTGCATGGTGTTTTATAACAATAAAGGCCAGAGTCTGACCAGTTCTTTCTACAGAGGCGAGTCAGTATTTTTTGCTATGAGCCATATGACGGAGGAAAAATAtcggtaaagattttcacaaaaatatcgcGTTACAATTATAGTTCTAAACCGataattaaacctcaatcaatatttaaattgtttgtcacttaagcaaacccaataaaattaactgaagtatttaaacctcgggtcgtctctcaaggaattgcaggaaagtatgtttattattggctatggaaaagtatatttttgggttttgtaataagaaacaagaaagtaaaatggcaagaaaataaactagtaactaagaaagctcttagcaaggaaagagaattagaagtcctatccttattatcattgtcaattgtgatggtaaatgtgaattgccttcacttagttaacctctaaccaatgaaggaaggtcaagtgcatacaaccaacttgagttcacaagtcctagtcaactcgtAGTGAGAAACTAGCTTTGgtgaagttcaagctaaccGGCAATcttcaatcaccaatcaacaaaagacttttgataactcaagagtctctagataatcaatccaagtcaagaacataaaaatctaaattaaaatccacccaaacatttcatcaaacacttggaaggcacaaaataaaagtatagaaaattaacaaggaaTATTAAATCTAAATAACCAATTGCAACCATTAATGACTAACAATTAAAGAGAGTAACAATAAACATAGagaacataaattgcattaaaagaaatcaaacGTAACAAGagctcataaacataaaaatggcgaaaaaggaaaattaacaagagaagaagatgaactAACGTGCTTTAACGAATAAAagtaagagaaaactaaattaaaggaagatTAAACCTGAACCTaaggagaaattggaagaagaaaccctaaaacctagagagaggaaagagcctctctctctctagaattctacatctaaaacctaaaattgtgtgaatGAACGTGTATTCCCCTTCCAgccccactctgcagcctctaatattATTTTCGGCCCTGAAACTGGGTGAAAAGCAGTCCAGAAATTgtcccccagcattttctgtaaATTTCAGCACATGACGCtctgtcatgcgtacgcgtcggccACGCGTAGGCATCAGCCACGTGTGCGCATCGTATGTATGCTGCActagtcacgcgtatgcgtcgtccacgtgtacgcgtcgttACCAGATTCTGAAATACTTGATTTCtgtatttcttccacttttgcatgcttcttttccatcctctaagccattcttgccctataaaccctgaaaatacttaacaaacatatcacggcatcgaatggtaataagagaggattaaaattagcaaatttaagaccaaaaaagcatgttttcaatcatagcacaaaattaggaaggaaaatgtaaaacatgcaaattatatgcataagtgtgagaataatggataaaaattcactcaattcaatacaaaaataaaccataaaatagtggtttatcactatACTGGGTTGTTGTTTCTATTACAATATTTGTGTGTAAAAACCTCCAACCAAAGGAAGTTAGAAATTTCTTTCATAttccatattatttttagtaGAAAGGTGTCATTCATGGCATTGAGCTTTTTAAATCCCAAACCTCCTTCATGTTTGGGTAAAGAAATGGTTTTTCAATTAATAACATGAATCTTCCTCTGATTTTCATTGTCGCTCCAAATAAATCCTTTATGGGGCTTTTCAATCTCATTGCATATTCCTTTAGAAACCCTTCCATGTTGCATTTTGAAGTTAATATTAGGGATTATGGCTGATTGAGCCAAAATAATTCTGCCAACTAGAGATAAGCAATTACTTTTCCAACCTTCACCCTGTCAATCACATTTCTAAagttctctttttctcttcttgtaAGAATCAAGACTAATTAATCgtctaattaaataattaatattacccaaaataggatctaaaaatttagaatgagaatttgaggatttaaatatgatttttggagtcagtagatttttctgagtaAAATCGCAAACCGGCAGCCGAACCGGTCAAACCAATTTAAGTCTGCCTGGGACAGCGTGAGAATAATTAGAAATAGTAGAAAACCTTAGTagaatattaaaattcaaaaaccaggcgttaattttaaaggtttggcccaaagttgggccaaacgagCTAAAAACACTAACGGGTTGGACTGGgtccaagttgggcccaagcttAACATATATATAGGTTCATTGATACagaaatcgtgatacacaacttcgtgcagctgaccaacaaatacactgggtcgtccaagtaataccttacgtgagtaagggtcgatcccacggagattgtcggcttgaagcaagctatggttaccttgtaaatctcagttaggcggattcaaatagttataaggttgtgataattaaaagaacgaaatagaacataaaataggatagaaatacttatgcaattcattggtggaaatttcagataagcgtatgaagatgctttgttccctctgagcatctgctttcctactgccttcatccaatcattcatactcctttccatggcaagctgtatgtaggtggatcaccgttgttaatggctaccatccatcctctcagtgaaaatggtcctctacggtttcccgcatggctaatcagctgtctgTTCTCGTTCGtatcggaataagatccattgatccttttgcgcactgtcactacgccccacagtcgcgagtttgaagctcgtcacagtcatcccatcccagatcctactcggaataccacagacaaggtttagacttttcagatctcaagaatgctgccaattgattctagcttataccacgaagactctaatcgCACGGAATGgaagctctgttgtcaggagaggcaaccatgcatcgtgaaccaagaggccaagagatacacacttaAGCTCTcacagatagaacggaggtggttatcaggcaagcgttcataagggaggatgatgatgagtgtcacggataatcacattcatcaggttgaagtacgagtaaatatcttagaacaagaataagcttgaattaaatagaaaacaatagtaattgcataacttcatgaagaacagcagagctccacaccttaatctataatgtgtagaaactccaccgttgaaaattcataagaacaaggtctaggcttttcttggagttaaagggttcaaagacctgatcccaagatcaaagatgatcaaaagatcacagatgatcaaaaatatcaaaatacaatagtaaaaggttctatttatagagaactagtaacctagggtttacaaaaataagtaaatgatgtagaaatccatttccagggcccacttggtatgtgcttgggctgagcattgaagctttcatgtgcatgggcttttcttggagttaaacgccagctttggtgccagtttgggcattttacgccagaatttttatgctgacttcgaacgccagtttgggccataaaatctcgaacaaagtatggactattgtacattgttggaaagcccaagatatctactttccaacgcaattgagagcgcgccaattgggcttctgtagctacagaaaatctacttcgagtgcagggagttcagaatccaacagcatcttcagtccctttttagcctctgaatcagatttttgctcaggtccctcaatttcagccagaaaatacttgaaatcacagaaaaacacacaaactcatagtaaagtccagaaatgtgatttttgcataaaaactaataattatatactaaaaactaactaaattatactaaaaactacctaaaaataatgccaaaaagcgtataaattatccgctcatcattcatTAAATGAACCCATCAGCCAAGGAGAGTGGCTGAAGTGAATGGAAAAGTAAGAGAAGAGAGTGAGCACTATTCACATACAACTTCTTTCGCTTGTATCTCGAGCTACAGTGCTCTGATTTGCGTGCTGTCAGCGGCTATGCGAAGCTCTTGCCGAGCCCGTTACTTTCATCTAACTTTCATAGgttagatttcaaattttacCTTCCTTTCTGCTGTCCTAAGAATTTCGAGTTTGGTGAGTGTTGATCTTGagaaaaatttgtgtttttgttgtttaGGTGCTAATCATTAGTGAGGAAATGTTGGGTTCTATCCCAAATTTCAGTGAATGAGGTAAGATTTCTCAAGAACCCTTGTAAATTGATTAATTGTGAGTAttaggttttgatttatatGAAATGTGTGATATTAGCTTGAATGTTGGAGCTTGTTGGTGATTGTTGATGCTTGTTGGAGTTGGTTGGTGACTTGGTTGTGGTTGAAAGATTGATTTTGCACTCAATTTGAGTTTTGGTACatattgggaatcggccaaggtatggtttcggtttcctctatgtaatatataatatttctggacacttaggctagtgacccataggataggctTGGATTGATATGGTTGTTGATTTTGGTTAGTTGATGATGTATGACGAATTGATGTTGTTAATATTGTTAAATAATGTTGTTGATGTATGGTGTATGATGAATTTGGGTGAGTAatattgttgattattgataTGGAGTATGAATGAGGTTGATGATGAAGGTTGATAGTGATAAAATGATGATTGATGAATGTGTTGGTGGAAGAATGATTATAAtgtatatatttgatatttgagGATGAGAATAATGAAGTGTGAATGAAAATTTGGTATGAATGGTGAATTGTGACACAAAGGGTGAGTTATGAGGTAAATTGGAGtttggtatggttttggttgaaaattttagaaagtTGAGAACTTGtgactttttggtaaaaatgagTTTTGGGATAACTTTGacggatcatatcttgagctacggttattgaaatttgatgtattttataTCAAATGAAAGATAATTTAACAAGATTTAAAATTGTTTAATATTTGTGGATATCTGAAGTTTGTAGAGAAAgatatgatcattcaaagtttggtgtcaaaatctGAATACTGTGCATGctgcagaatttgtgatttctggtttgtgtgcgcaTGCACAACCCATAAATTTTTGaacctgtgcgcatgcacaaccttgtgcatacacacacacacacacacacacacacacacacacacacacacacacgggGACATGGCTACTGATGGGAGCGCTAGCACGCCCTGTGCGTGCACATAACCAGCAAAGTTCTGCAAGCTATGCGCATGCACACGTTGGAAGGGGCATTCTATTGAGGGCATTCACACGCCTTGTGCGAGCAAACAGAATTGTAAAATTTTActcttgtgcatacgcacacctctatgcgtatgcacacatcTTGAAAATCTCCTTGGCGTGCGCACGCATAcccttgtgcgtatgcacatgcCTTGTTTTTCAACTAAAATCTTGTTTTTAACTGATTCACCTTTCCAATAAGCTTGTAAACTTCTGTGTCACCTATTTAAGACTCTTTGACTTATTTTCGGGTATCAAAACATGGGAGAGGTCCTAGGAGATTTAATTTGGTATTACCTTGACAAGTTAGAGAACGGAggcttaggtttctggtgtattgAGGATAGGTTTGGTGGAGTGAGAAGGGAGAAAGATATATGAATTGAGAACTGATGAACTAATGAGTTCAAAAAGGAAATTGTGAAATGACAGTGATTgagatgagtcgaggactcGGAATTCGAAATGATGAATTATTGACATAATgagataataaatttaaaaaaaaccactgatgtaatattttaaaatgagatTGTTGAGACGCTATGCACCTGGCAGGGACGGCGGTTGGATCCCGTCTGTCGAGGTACGGCGGTTGGATCCCGTCTGTCGAGGTACGGCGGCGGCATAAGTGTGGTTTGTCCCGCTTGCGTTGAGATGTAATTTCCGtggcaagagtatcccgctcACATCCCTTCAGATCACTAGAGTGTGCAGGCACAAAATCCTGGACGGTGTTCCGAGCACCATCTCTCGGGGGTTCCCAATTATGATTCCGAAGGGCGacgtctccatggagatgtctcAGGttcagttgaaccgacaatgtgatatcacagcctataggacaggcattcatcatgtgcacaTTCTATCTTTTTgtttgctttgccgacttgaaATTGCTTGCCTATTTGTATAACATGCTTAATTGcctacttgaattacttgccatATATGCCTATACTTGCATTTTACTTACATTGATATTATCTGTGTTTTCTATTGGGATTGAGGAGATTtggaaggcggtggcgatgggattgcatggaggataggttggtgaaggctgtgggacagcgaaAAACTGTTAGATTAGAAAAATCCTTTAAGATAGACTACCCCTTTATTATGTTATGGTTTTAGTTATGCTTTAATGTTTTAGTTATGCTTTAAgatgaatcttgtgatggatatgaagttctaggattgcctctggtgTCCCggagtcttatatcttacatcactaggcactgttaccatactgagaacctctggttctcataccatattctgttgttgttttttagatgcaggtcgtaACCGACCTAGGTGAGTTGCTTTGATGGTGACAGAGCGAATGATCCTGGAGATATTTTggagtttttattattttgtttatatatctcat
The genomic region above belongs to Arachis duranensis cultivar V14167 chromosome 3, aradu.V14167.gnm2.J7QH, whole genome shotgun sequence and contains:
- the LOC107478713 gene encoding uncharacterized protein LOC107478713, whose protein sequence is MLRGGPKPFWSLDSWFTHEGFLRVVKEEWRGLGEIQFTDKLKALTVLLGKWHKANFSEMNKKILKFKEEIKRIDDMVGSGVYDKTIEARRKALLICCKRWYVRKEVHWKQMSRSRQARDMDKNIRYFHNIASARRRNNRIDTLVVNGKLVRNQARIKIAIIEFYKELYHQEDSPLVGFRDGLVGRLDKDESMNLEALPSTEEIREVVRDCESSKASSCDGYNMNFLKRFWDEIGSEITTAVMEIFQTSRLPTNSNITWVALAPKFIGAKEIKDMRPISMWLKLRKKEVAIVKLDFQKAYDRVKWSFVDIVLQKMGFGRRWMAWIIECVTTISISMSKTVAEKLNLLQRRFLWSKEDGRNDIALVKWEVVQAP
- the LOC107478709 gene encoding strigolactone esterase D14, whose product is MATPKTALSALLKTRIEGSGSETIVFCHGYGTDQSIWDKVVPILAQNYRVVVFDWPFAGSVKDQKLYDPLKYSSFEAFGDDLITLLTEIGIKSATFVGHSMSGMIGCIASLKRPDLFKRLVLVCASPRFLNSDDFEGGFKNSDVEQLISVMENNYEEFASHFASMIADTANSENVATVEKYKKGLIKMGAEVALPLAKTVFYSDYRELLDKVETPCTIIQTTNDKAVPRSVALYMQNKIKGEATLEIIHTDGHFPQLTSHLKFIEVLKATLDSDVLN